Below is a genomic region from Argopecten irradians isolate NY chromosome 14, Ai_NY, whole genome shotgun sequence.
CAGACTTGCGTCGACGGTGTGAATAAAAGCCTTGTTTAATTTTAGACTTACGTCGGCGGTGAAGACGAAGAGTGTGTCGTCATACATTCCGGTATCTTTTAGGGCGGCCGTCACATTGCCGACGAGGTCGTCCATTGCCGTCACCATACCTGCAGAACAATTATGTATTATCTTAATGATCTAGGTGTGTATTTAAATGGATAAGTTTGGAACATCTTAATGATCATTACATCTTAATAGCTTATATACCCACAGTTTACTTTTtctgaatgaaaaataaataactctGTGGTGAGATAAATTTGGAGACTACATACAGGATATTCGTCTTTTCGGCATATCATAttcaaaacttttatttattttatatggcTAAACTTTTATCTGGTTTATATGGCTATCTCACTAAAGCATGTGAAAAGATGACCTTCCCTGAATGAATAGTACATAATGATGTACGATAATTTTATAGGGCTATCTCACTGCACCATACTACCGCTAAGAACGATAACGACATCCTCTCTGTTATATTCCAATCATAAATGCCTATTACGACGTCATTCCACATATACTCTGAGTGTAAATTATGATCAGCAACTAATAAACTGTGAAAACACAACACAAAGATTTTCACTCAATGGCGAAAGttaatacattattgatatCTACATACGGAATGATAAGATAAAGATAATCAAAATTCATACTCACCAGAGTATTTTCTTCTACCTTCATTTTTTATTTCGCTATACATGTTTTCATAGCTGACAGGTACCTACAAGTAATCGTTATTTATACTTCAGCAAAGcaaaattaactttatttttgttatttttcttgtattttctttcatttaatttttggATGGATGttgatatatgtacatgattttattatatatagataaattcgacccatttattatttttgtcaaatttaaatgCTAATCAGATTATTCATTCTTGAACAACTCCATCCATATTACAATGGATATAGTATCTGTATCATAaactaaataaatgtataaactAAATAAATGTAGTTCTGACGATTCACCTCCTTGTCGAGACATACGGAAGATGTTGAGGTTCTGTCCATGAGATATATGTGTAtctcatcagtccaacatcattggAAAGCCATACTTGGCTTATGTagatatatggtaatatttacaGAAATGGTTAAAGGTGTACTAGACAGTTGATTTTATACATTATagtaaattttaattataactGAATCAGTACTAAATGGCCCAAGAAGAAGATGTAATTTAGAAAGATATTTTCAATTCTTGCTGTTCCTGTGGTTAATGGTGAAATTTCCGGTCGAATCTATAAATTGGTATTACTTGTTTAAAGTATAAAGCACAGTTTATGTCATTATATAAAGATAacacattttactgtaaacccaTATTTCCTACCGTATATCCGGTTATTTTcacggggatgatattttcgcgattttgcgGGACATTGCTACATGgatgatcgcgaaaatttgatccgcgaaatattgaGCAATAAATGAGTCAAATAGACATTGAAAGCCAGATTACGAAAGTCTGAACCCGCCAAAATTAAGATTCTCTTTTTTAAAATCGTAAACAATTTCAACCTGCTTCAATAACCGGGTATACGGTATTTAGTTGTATCGATACCCGAAACTATTTCAAAAGTAGGAATCCTCtttaaattgtaaaaacaatTACACATACCTCAATAGGCGCGTGAACAGACTGGAAAGGGAAATACATGAAGAGTGGTTCATTCTTGTCATGCTTTTCAATTATCTCTTTGGCACGTTTTGCATAAATGTACTGGAAGTGAAAAAATGGCGTAGTTATTTtcaggatgtattgataatgtGCATTCAAACATATAATACAGATGAAAGCATGAACATATCAATtatatcattaaagtaaataagACAATTTAAATAATACGAAAGAGTTCATTTTGTCTTGAAATCGTGCATATGGGTAGTACTGGAGCTAGAATTCATAAAATACGTGTTTATAGTGTAACAATAGAAACATAATACaataactgaaaaaaatgaattacgATTGAGTACGTACTGTTGAATATTGGCTAACATCGGGAAGCACTGGATCTTTGTTATCTCGGAAATCCATACCACCGACTGTTaacaaagtaaacatttaaacaaataaatattgttttaattttaattatatatctttCTTTGTGATTTGATATatcagtaatatgtatgtattcaAATAATTATGAGTCAGTGATATAATGCAATGTGTTTATTAACTGTTTTGGTTTAAAAATAAATCCACTTGAAGATCTGATCAATATATTCATGTGGCAAGGCCTGTCTCAAAAGGTGTCCACCCATTAAAATAACCAAGCAAATGTCAGAAAATACGAATACATACGGATTGTTCTGTTATAATATGTCTCCTTGCCATTATAAAATCCATAGAACGAGTCAAATCCACGGTAGGTTGGGGTGCATTCCCATTTACATAATCCTAAATGCCACCTTTAAAAGAAGATAAAATCTGTATATTTAAAATAGAAGAAACATAGTTAAAACATAACTAAATCCATTATGGCACTATTGCTTCATAGTGTTGTTTCGTGATGAGATAGTGCCCTCGCCTTTGGCTCGgacactattccatccctcgacaaaactatgaggcaatagtgacctctcaaccaggccataaaaGATGCATATAGcagttttaatattattattttgaactGTTACAGTACTTACTTTCCAAGAGCATGCGTAGCGTATCCTAAATTCTTGAGGTATTGAGAGAGGAAGGTGCGGTTGGTAGGGGCGCACGTGGCTTGGGGAGGTGCTATGACCAAGTGCTGAAATAAACATTAAGGCTGTGTATTCGATATTACTTATTGAGTAGATAACGTTGGAGACAATCTATGCTTAGAATGAGCACACAGTTGTCGATTttagtggttttttttatagaattggTCATAGAAAGGGAACCCAGCACAGAAAAAGAGAAATTCCTACTCCACTTCCTTTGATACGCCACTGTCATACCTGAGAAACTATTAGAAACATACATCATTATATGTTTTAATAGCAAATGTATTTTTTACTTGGCAATGTATTGGAAGTTTTAAGGCTTATCAAATGTCAAATATTCCAATTCGCACTACATATGAAAAcattaattagatatttttaCCTGAAGTCCGGCTTTAAATGGGTATACTCCACTCATAAAAGCATTACGAGACCtgaaataaaaaacacaaactACTTGGTAACAAATGGCCATTGCGAAGTTACAGTAACAGTGAAGCAAAGAGTCTTACTTCTTGATATTAACTTGTTTGGAAAGtacaattttatcaataaatatgcGATCGAAATctacatacatatagatataccAATTAGTTAAAGTCATGATTTTATCTGCCATATAAGACTTTAAGCAAACtacatgataaaaaaaaagaatggaTTAATTACTCACGGGGTACAGACAGGCTGCACATAAGACTGGTTTAGTATCACCCCCTCGTACGCCAGGTTGTCAATATTAGGTGTGATCATGTCAGGGTTGTGGAACCCAACGTCATTCCAGcctaaaataattaaatgaatagataaaaataaataaataaatatatataaataaataaataaatatataaataaattaattaataataaatatataaataaataaacgtCAGGGTTGGGAAATCAAACCCCTTTCAagtctgaaataaataaataaatacaaatgtaaatatatatcaggGGGTGGAAATCCATCTTTCCAgcctgaaataaataaataaaattaacaaatatgacGACTCCCTTGCTTGCTTGTTTAACCATTAACAATGACGAACATTTACACATTCATCAAACATCGAACCAGTCTTTCAGAAACATATGTAAAGAATGTGACCTCCGATATTAAGTTTTCCAACTTTTTATCAATGCCTTCAAGGAGAcgatataattatgttataggtTAGAATTTCAGTACCTTAACGATTTTTAAGATCTTGTACGTCTAAAGCATGTTGTCCTGCAAAATGTCGTATTGACAGACGAAAGTATAGTGTTTCAAACATCGCACAGTCAAATTTTAAACCATATTGGTCGTATCTCTGATACGAAAGTTTAGAGATACGACAGTTTTTCTATGGTCCACTTTTTAAATAAGATaggaaaagaatattttagaTAGATTACTTTTACTAAGCATATTATTAACTTTTAATTactatgacatatatatattaaatatttgtaaattcaaattttattgatttgttatcaattatgtgaaataagaaaaatattaaacaagtTCAATGATAAGATTAATATCATGCTTCTCATATAATATTATTAGACTCTTTGATAAGCGttggaaatattttgtatgatcccgagggtagaatatccctatccttcatatccacatctggaagagtatttttctcccatgcctcaacgttttattgcaatattaCTACTATGATCAtaagccattttgaaataaatacgAAAAAAATGTGACTGTAAGTCAATTCTCGTGATATATTTTCAATcgcaaatcccgttgtttgcatttttaaatCAAACCTAGTCAGTTTGCTGAAAACAAATCTTAAAATTTAACCGAGAaattagtaattttgttgacgctgtgatgTCTCGAGGCCATATATTGCATGGATAGCCATGTAGGTATGAGAGTAAAACGTATGAATATATTACTACAGTACCCTTATTGccgattaaaaaaaattcattgtGCCATAAAGAATGATCAAATCACTGACCTACAATGCAGGCACATAACATGTGTTTACAATGATGATATATTTCCAAAATTAATTACGAGTAATTTATcccttaatatatatatatgtacctacCTAAGTCATCTGCCACCATAAAAACAATATTCGGAGGTTTGGTGTAGACGCTAACGACGAACAAAGCAAAACCACTAAAAATCCTCAGGAAACAGTTGAATGACATCTTGAGCAATCGTCTTACGTCGTAAGGTAATAGGAAACTATGAAGATACGCACACGTTTATCTTCAGAGATCGTTTAATGGTCTGCATAGATAATGGGTAGACTCGTATTTATAAACACTTCCACGACCTTATCAGTTGCATTGATAACGATTTTGTGGTTATATCATCACATGAAACAAGATGCATCACAAGGTTATGAATGTTATTGTTTAAAGTTCATGAAACCTGCACGTGAGCAGGTTAAGACAAAAATAGAATTCTGCTTTGTTTGGTCAGGATATTTTCTTTGTGTTACTAACTCCACTCTTCATTTAATCattgatatgaaatatgtattgcGAAATAGCTACAGTGAAATGTATATAAGGTCCGGGTTAGATCCTCCCTCAAAGATGTTAGCATTCTTTGACGACAGCCAATGAAAACTCAAAGTTTTCTTGATTGACTAGACCCCACATGGTGTTGCGTAAACAATTTGACTTCAAAGAACCTACTGCCACATATATGTTAGCATACACCGATAGATAGAACAGGATTTGAAATCCTCCTTTTAAGTCGCTCATTATCTCATAACCGTCGACGAACAAGGCACAACTAGTTCTTGACAGCTTCGTAAACGTTACACGGAGATATGCAGATGTTGGAAAAGTAGGGAGGAAAACCTATCCTGAAGGCGGACATCCCATATCTAACATACATTATTGTTGATAGTATAAATTGTAATAGTTAGTTATGTTTCGAAGCCTTGGTTTGGACCCACGATAGgctttgtaaaaatattttttgctgTTGAAGTTCAATAAAACACCATTTGACATTTGGAATACTCTACGTGGACGGACTATTATAGGTTCAAATATAGTTAGTGATTCTCGAATCTCAAATAAAATATCGTCGTATCTTGCTTTAATTACGTATATTGGAAGAGCCACCATGCATGGCGACCAAGACCTCTTAGACCAATTCAAAACCAAATCGCAAATTGCAACACACTTTATAGGTAAATTATGGTCACGTAGGTCATGACtgtatatgaaatattgtttttcacGATTTTGAATACCAAACTAGTGCCGTATCgcatttttttgtgtgtgtaccCGGTAAGTCCCGCCTTCAGTTAGATTATCACTGTTTTACTCCGCCCACAGTTTGACACTATTGTCAAGCACATATTACTGGTTGAAACTATTCACGTGACTTGTGGTTTGAATGATATGAAAAGTTATCCGGACGCTTACATGCACTTCACTGTAAATGCGTTATCTCGATCGCCATGCACAGGACAAAATcataatgatgtttttttttgttttttgttttgttttctaaatttGCTTCTTTTACCTCATAGTTTTCGTCTCCAATTTACGACTTATctcttaaaattgaaatttgacAACGATATTATGAAAACCATAGCAATATTAGTTTTATGATGGAAGTAATTGATTGTGTAAAAAGAAAGACATATACCGAGCGACTTACCTATGACCGACCTCACCCATCACAGGCCCTCTGTTGCAATACTGaggaaattcacaatttttgttcCAAAAATTGCTATTGTGTTCTTTATGTCTGACTTTTTTCATATAGGCAAAGAGAGAATATTAAATTTACAGGTGTAAGTAGACATAACATAAATTTTGCTCTATTGCAGTTTTTCATTGGTTGATTTTGTATATCAATCCATAGACCGAAGAATAAAAGGAatattttgatgacgtcatttacAAACCATTAACGCTCCACATCTGACGTTATCTGTTGTTGGTGTTTTAAAGTAATCATCTGCTATTGCCTCTAATAACTAATGTATTTCGGGCGAAAGGGAAAGGGGAGTGATCTGTGGAACTGTAGATGTCTATATACATCGAGCTAGCATCTTCAAAAAACACGAAGGGCACATTTGTGTACTTATACAATTCATAATGGTGTATATTGAAGTTTATTCCATAACTATGAATGTTTCACAAGGGAAAATCCATGTGATCAACTGCATAGCAGTTTGTTATCGTAATATCGTTATATTTAAACACCCACTGCGTAAACATATACAGTGCCTCTGATTGGTTAACTCCAGTCTTTATTTGGATTGGCGTTCATCTTCAGGCTACTTTTCATGAcgcatttgattttaaattggATTACATTTACTGtatgttatttataatttttatcaaaactttCGTAAGTTATATCTAAAACTTACTTAAGCTTGTGTCTTTCACAATTTAAAAATTAActaaaaaaagttaattatgataaacataatgaacaacagtcacttgttgggaAACCTCTATttaataaacattatattaGCGTGTATTACATATTCTGAGACCTAGCTTACAATATCGCCTCGATGATAGGTATCTAAGctgagtaaaatatataaatgtctacCCTACTCACTTGATTATGTGGTGTCTCCGAAATTTTAAGATCTGAAATACATGCTTTGTATCTTGTATTGTCAGCTATGATATTTTTATCGCATCTTGTGACATTTTGTAGATATGGTGTAGGGTTGATATACGGTAATGCTAGGAgagataacaaaataaaatataaaaaaaactgacaAAAGATTATAGAattttattcaaaacatttcctAATTTGTTTACAAGTTGTATAACTAATTAACACCATCCCGGGGTCCAGTAACCGTTGTAGTTTTTCGGACTGGCTGATGCTGTATTCCCGGGGAAGTTGGCTGGCACCATCTGGGCGTGGTACTCGGCCATCCTCTTACTTAACTGATCTGCTATGTCTCTGTGGATTAATGACAGGTCTTTGTGCTCATAAGGATCATCTATAAAAAAACAACGGCAACAATCACCAAAAGCATTAATTTATCCGATAAATGTATtgaaacatttgtttttctAATTATGTGAAAAAGAACATTTTCATTCCTTCAggaaaaaaagacaaataagACGAT
It encodes:
- the LOC138306969 gene encoding arylsulfatase B-like isoform X2; translation: MSFNCFLRIFSGFALFVVSVYTKPPNIVFMVADDLGWNDVGFHNPDMITPNIDNLAYEGVILNQSYVQPVCTPSRNAFMSGVYPFKAGLQHLVIAPPQATCAPTNRTFLSQYLKNLGYATHALGKWHLGLCKWECTPTYRGFDSFYGFYNGKETYYNRTILGGMDFRDNKDPVLPDVSQYSTYIYAKRAKEIIEKHDKNEPLFMYFPFQSVHAPIEVPVSYENMYSEIKNEGRRKYSGMVTAMDDLVGNVTAALKDTGMYDDTLFVFTADNGGWIPYHGNNYPLRGGKTTVYEGGTRAAAFITGAGLVKKGYTYNGMMHAVDWMPTILSAAGGKPVDTDLDGIDQWESLRTGAPSKRTEFIYNLDDENPPACGHAAIRVGDYKLIEGYPGPDQGWYKPETVSGEKPDTGSSIQIQQTNVFGRQLFNLKDDPNEHKDLSLTHRDIADQLSKRMAEYHAQMVPANYPAATIASDPDNYNGFWSPGWC